The genome window TGTTCTCAGATACGGGGGGAATACATTGCTTAGCCGTAAAATGGCGGTAGTAAGATAGAAATTCGAATTATCATCTGAAAGCCGGGCTGCTCTGGCCCGGCTTTTTTTATGTATTAGCCTGCAGCAAGAGAGGAGCCGCGCTCCTCAAACTCCCTGTCAATTTCGTCCAGTTTAATGCTGACGGTTTCCCAGTCACCATATACTTTTGCCAGTTTCTCTTTTATTTCTTTATACTCAGCATTAGCGGCTTTCAGTTCATCCGGTCTCTGATAAAGTGTGGGGTCAGCAAGCCGGTCTTCAATTGATTTCTGTTTTCCTTCAAGCAGAGCGATTTCAGATTCGGATTTCTCAAGTTTCTTTCTCAGGTCTTTGGTCCGGTTATACTTTTCCTGCCGGAGTTCTGCTTCAAGGCGCTTGATGTCTTTGCGGGTTGTGTCCGCTGCTGATTTTTTTGCCTGTGCGGCAGTCTGCTGCACTGCTGCAGATTCCTGATTGCGTTTCAACAGATAATAATCAATTCCATCCTCATACTGGCGGAAGAGTCCCCGTTCAATGCGCACTACTTTATTGACAATAGGACGAAGAAAATCCACATCATGAGAAACCAGAACCAGCGAGCCTTCAAAATCAGAAAGTGCTTTCTGCAAAATCTTCTTTGAGGATATATCAAGATGGTTAGTCGGCTCATCAAGAATAATAAAATTAAACTTCGCTGAGAGTATTTTCGCCAGGCAGACTCTGCTTTTTTCTCCTCCTGAAAGCACTCCCACTTTTTTAAACACATCATCACCCGTAAACAGAAATGAGCCAAGCAGACCGCGAAGATAGGGAACAGTTGTATTCTCTGAAACCTGCGCAATGGTTTCAAGGATATCAATATCGGGATCGAGACTTGCTGTAACATCCTGAGCGTAGTACGCGGTCATTACGTTGTGTCCGGTTATTACCTGCCCGTGTGATATATCAGTTACTCCGGCCAGAATTTTAGCCAACGTGGTTTTACCTGCGCCGTTTGGCCCGACAAAAGCAATTTTATCCCCTTTCATGATCTCGAAATCAAGATCCCTGAATATCTGTTTTTCTCCGTAGTATTTATGCACCTTGCTGAGCGTCATAACAGTCCTTCCTGATGGCGGAGCCGGAGGAAAGCGGAGATTAATTTCTGATGTATATTCGGGAAGTTCGATCAGCTCAACTTTTTCGAGCTGTTTAACGCGGCTCTGCACCTGGCGTGCTTTGGATGCCTTGTATCTGAACCGTTCAATAAAGCGTTCAGTCTCTTTTATCTTTTTCTGCTGGGTTTCGTAGAGCGCTTCGGTCTGGCGGTCGCGCTCTTCCTTAAATTTCAGATAGTCATCATATTTGCCGTTAAATATGTTGAACTTGCCAAGATATATCTCAAGAGTTTTATCGGTTACATTATCAATAAAGGTTTTATCGTGTGAAACAATAAGGAGTGAACCCTTGTAGCCCTGTAAAAACGAGGTCAGCCACTCAAGCGAATCAATATCAAGATGGTTGGTAGGCTCATCAAGCATGATCAGATCGCTTTCGGCTATGAGAATCTTTGCAAGCGCCAGACGCATCTGCCAGCCGCCTGAAAACTCATCCGTCATGCGGACCAGGTCTTCTTCCTCAAATCCAAGTCCCCGGAGGACTTTACTTACCCGTGCTTCAAGGGAGTAGGAGTCATATTCCTGCAGTTTCTGGTGAACATCACCGAGAGCATAAATCAGTTCATCACGCTGAGCTTCATCAGTAACGGTTTCAAGCAGGCGGGTAATTTCCGTTTCCTTTTCCCTCTGCGCAAGAATGCCGGGGAATGCTGATGATGCTTCTTCAAGAACGGTCTTGCCGCTGTGTGTTACATTTTCCTGAGGAAGATAGCCGATGCTCAGCCTGCGCTGCTTGTATATATTTCCCT of Ignavibacteriales bacterium contains these proteins:
- a CDS encoding ABC-F family ATP-binding cassette domain-containing protein; protein product: MVDLIDVSLQFGGRYLFRDVNLKINSGDKLSLVGANGTGKTSLLRMLNGSLQPEKGNIYKQRRLSIGYLPQENVTHSGKTVLEEASSAFPGILAQREKETEITRLLETVTDEAQRDELIYALGDVHQKLQEYDSYSLEARVSKVLRGLGFEEEDLVRMTDEFSGGWQMRLALAKILIAESDLIMLDEPTNHLDIDSLEWLTSFLQGYKGSLLIVSHDKTFIDNVTDKTLEIYLGKFNIFNGKYDDYLKFKEERDRQTEALYETQQKKIKETERFIERFRYKASKARQVQSRVKQLEKVELIELPEYTSEINLRFPPAPPSGRTVMTLSKVHKYYGEKQIFRDLDFEIMKGDKIAFVGPNGAGKTTLAKILAGVTDISHGQVITGHNVMTAYYAQDVTASLDPDIDILETIAQVSENTTVPYLRGLLGSFLFTGDDVFKKVGVLSGGEKSRVCLAKILSAKFNFIILDEPTNHLDISSKKILQKALSDFEGSLVLVSHDVDFLRPIVNKVVRIERGLFRQYEDGIDYYLLKRNQESAAVQQTAAQAKKSAADTTRKDIKRLEAELRQEKYNRTKDLRKKLEKSESEIALLEGKQKSIEDRLADPTLYQRPDELKAANAEYKEIKEKLAKVYGDWETVSIKLDEIDREFEERGSSLAAG